The stretch of DNA GCAGATTGTCTGACTTTGGGCGCACATCTGGAAGATCTGAAGAAGGGCCCACTCGCCTGCAGGTGGCTGGAAGTGGCCCTGGAACAGTTCGAAGACAAGTGGCAGCCCCTTGActggctgctgcaggcggGACGCTCTCAGATCTGGCAGCAGCTTGGCTTGACGCGAATCATGACACGTAGGTTGAGTCCCAGAACTGGCTTGAGTTAGCTAATCCTCGCCCCTAAACCTCTCCTCCCCAGATGATCTCCACGGCAGTCGTGCTGCCTTCACAAAGGCCGTGGAGCTGGCCAGCGAGGGGGAGGACGTGGCAATCGCTCAGCATCTTGCAGACAACCTGGGCCACCATTTTGTGCACCAGCGGAACTGCCAGGGCAAGAGTCGCCTGCCGGTGCAGTCCTCGCTGCGCTGCCGCTATGCCGCAGAGGGTTCCGCCTATCTGCGCTTGGCTCCACTCCGCATGGAGCAACTCAGCCTGGATCCCCTTGTGGCCATCTACCATGAGGTTGTCTCTGCCGCCGAGCAGCGTGATTTGTTAAGCCTAAGCCAAACCCAATTGCAGCGCCATCGGGGTCATCGCTACGATGCGGTACGCACATTTGCGAGTGCTGAGTTGGTCTCAAATGCCACGCTCCATGTGGAGCGACTGCATCGAAAGCTGGAGGATATCACAGGACTTGATCTAGCAGAAAGCGAACCGCTGAGAATTTTGAACTATGGACTGGGGGGGCAGTACTACATCCATGAAGATTGCAAGCAGCCGCAGGTACCGTCCCAAGGATTCACTTGCTACTCGATTTTGCTTACTGACATTCTGCTCGATCTTTTTTATGGAAATTCCTCTTCAACAGCCTCACGTGGAGCCCTATCCCAAGGAGTATCGCCTGGCCACCGTTTTACTCTATGTGAGTCCACTGCTTTATGATCCTTTTAAACTTCCATTTGATCTCCCTTTCTATCCACAGCTCAGTGATGTGCGCCTGGGCGGGTACACATCCTTTCCCGCTCTGGGCTTGGGCATCCGGCCTCAACGTGGCTCCGCTCTGGTCTGGCACAATGCAAATAATGCGGGAAACTGTGACTTTAAAGCGCTCCACGCTGCCTGTCCCGTGCTGCTAGGCACACGATGGGGTAAGCGCATAAAAGACTCTACTCTTAAAGGGAACTCCACTCCATtttcaaaccaaaaacagTTGCCAGCAAGTGGATCAGTGGGTCAGGCGGCCAGTGGCGCCGGAAACCGTGTCGCAAGTGAGGGGGAAAACGCACGCACAATTCCATTCAGCAGTTTCcgttttttgtttcacttttttgttgttttttgttctttgcgataatttattcaataatttttgtCGTTATTTATATTATGATAATAAATTTTATGCACTATTTTATagtattcatatttaatttatatgcaatGTAACATTATGTTTTGGGGTGTGGAGTGGGACAGGGAATGGGGCAGGAagggggactgggactggtactgggactgggcctATCCAATTGTCCACTTTTGATATATCCGTGAAATGGAGATGGCCAGATCCAGGGAGGGTTCAggggtctctgtgtgtgtttggtggtAATGGTGGGAACAACGCGATTCCTGATACGTATGCAAATGATATCTGGCGCAGGACGGGCGCCCCTTTGGCagtatatgtacgagtatgcggCGAGTTGGGGGGGATATGCACTAAGGAGACAAGAAACGCAGAACGCAGAACGCAGAAACACAAAACGCAAATGGGAGAAACGCAAACAACAAGAATGCAGGCGAtagatgtcgatgtcgatgttgtagtcgatgtcgatgtccgAGGGAATCGTGTAGGAATACTTGATTGCCGGCTCCTTCTTCTAGTTTTGATATCACGCTCCCCCAGGCCTCTGTCGCAGtcgcaacatcagcagcaacaacagcatagACAGCAGCTGCCACGTTGTGTGCCGCCTGGTGGCCACATTCCGTGCCGCATCCTCGAGACCTAAGCGCAAAGggaaagagacacagagacacagagatacagatacgctTAAGAGATTCCCACTCGTTTGTTCTCTTACCTCCGATGTAATTGAGATGATCATCGTTGCTGGCTGCCGCACCGGGATGTAGCTTGATTTCTGCAATTTACAAAACATACCCGCaaaagggacacacacacgcacacacatgacCACAAATGAGTAAAGGGAGAGGGATTCTGCAGAGAGATTGCTTATACGCACCGTATAACCGCAGCGTACCCTCGGCACGGCCCAGCGAGTTTGTGCTGACGCAGTGATAGGTGCCCACATCGGAGGGCGAAAAGGAacgcaccaccagcagcatgaCCCCGCGATAGCCATCGCGACGCTCCGTTATCCCATACTTGGGCCTGCAAAATGCGGAGAATGGGCAacggggaatgggaatgggttggAATGTGAGTTTCAGTTGCGAGCGCGGCCATAAATGTTGGCCTTACCCATCGAGCAGCATTTCGGGCCCCGGCGAACCAGACTCCAGACTCGCTGTGGAGACGCTGGCGAACCCGTTCGAGGTACGCGCCCCCTTCAGCCAGTAGGAGACGGGCGAGGGCGAGGCTTCCACCTGGCATTCCAGCTGCACATCGGAGCCCAGCGGCGTGCCAAGCAGTTGGCTG from Drosophila subobscura isolate 14011-0131.10 chromosome O, UCBerk_Dsub_1.0, whole genome shotgun sequence encodes:
- the LOC117898728 gene encoding prolyl 4-hydroxylase subunit alpha-2 translates to MLLSCWLLLCCGLVAAVEEQHYATSTRHLAFLLQVEDELLAHVRQYAAKLQQKVDTMRVLQAEWLARRLAARADPVSYAANPLRSLPLMRRMHVDARKWLNFARLEVGQESLKQLAEYELGVITAVDLKEAANGLLRIQETYDLHERDMARGILQHKQYNSRLSAADCLTLGAHLEDLKKGPLACRWLEVALEQFEDKWQPLDWLLQAGRSQIWQQLGLTRIMTHDLHGSRAAFTKAVELASEGEDVAIAQHLADNLGHHFVHQRNCQGKSRLPVQSSLRCRYAAEGSAYLRLAPLRMEQLSLDPLVAIYHEVVSAAEQRDLLSLSQTQLQRHRGHRYDAVRTFASAELVSNATLHVERLHRKLEDITGLDLAESEPLRILNYGLGGQYYIHEDCKQPQPHVEPYPKEYRLATVLLYLSDVRLGGYTSFPALGLGIRPQRGSALVWHNANNAGNCDFKALHAACPVLLGTRWVASKWISGSGGQWRRKPCRK